Below is a genomic region from Brevinematales bacterium.
ATGAAAACAAAATAAAACAAAGGCGGCTATTATGAAAATAATTGTAATCCTAATTGGAAGCGGTACCGGAAGTATCGGAAGTTTTATCAGTCAGGGCGTAAAAGTCTCAAAGGGTTAGTTTGACATTTTCGATATTTACAAATATCCTATAAGCCCTGAAAATAATTGTATTGGAGGAATATATGTCCCCTGAAATCGATGTAGTCATAGCAAGGCAAATAATTGACTCTCGCGGAAACCCCACTATCGAAGTGGATGTTATCCTGGAAGACGGAAGTTTCGGCCGCGCGGCTGTCCCTAGCGGCGCGTCTACCGGAGAACGCGAGGCTGTCGAGCTTCGTGACGGCGACAAGAAGATCTATATGGGAAAGGGCGTCCAGAAAGCGGTAAAAAATGTCAACGAGACCATCGCGGAAGCGGTCGTCGGGCTTGACGCGCTCGATCAGGTCGAGGTAGACCGTGTCATGATCGAACTCGACGGCACCCCCACTAAGAGTAAGCTCGGCGCGAACGCCATCCTCGGCGTATCCCTCGCGACCGCGCACGCCGCGGCGAACTTCCTCGGTATCCCGCTCTATCGTTATATCGGCGGTACCAACGCTAAGGTGCTGCCCGTCCCTATGGCGAACGTCATCAACGGCGGCGCGCATGCGGACAATAAGGTCGATTTTCAGGAATTCATGATCATGCCGGTCGGCGCTCCCTGCTTCAGCGAGGCGATCCGTTACCTCTCCGAAACATTCCATACGCTCAAGAAAGTCCTGAAAGATAAAAAGTACAATACCTCGGTCGGCGACGAGGGCGGGTTCGCCCCCGATCTCCAGTCCAACGAAGAGGCGTTAAAGTGCCTGGTCGAAGCGATCGAGAAAGCCGGATACAAGCCCGGCGACGATATCGCTATCGCATGCGACCCCGCGACCTCCGAGCTCTGGAACCATGCCGCCGAGGATGGAAAGAAGGGCTATAAATTCTGGAAATCCACCGGAGAGATTATGACCTCCGCGCAGATGGTCGACTACTGGGCGGATATGGTGTCTAAGTACCCCATCGTGTCGCTCGAGGACGGATGCGCCGAGAACGACTGGGAAGGCTGGAAGATGATGACCGACAAGCTCGGCAAGAAAATCCAGATCATGGGCGACGACCTGTTTGTTACTAACACCGAATGGCTGAAGAAGGGTATCACCGAGGGTATCGCGAACTCGATCCTCATCAAGGTAAACCAGATCGGTACATTGACTGAAACTCTCGACGCTATCGAGATGGCGAAGCAGGCGAACTACACTGCGGTCGTATCGCACAGAAGCGGCGAGACCGAGGACGCGACCATCGCGGATATATCGGTAGCCACCAACGCCGGGCAGATCAAGACCGGTTCGTTATCCCGCAGCGACCGTATCGCGAAATACAACCAGCTTCTCCGTATCGAGGAGGAACTCGGGGATTACGCGGTCTACAAGGGTAAAGACACCTTCTATAATTTGGGCAAAGTTTACAGAGCGTAAGCAGGACTTAATGATATGCCCCGTCGTAATGGCGGGGCTTTTTTTATGATCGATAGGCTACCCGATGAAAGCGCCGGTCACTGAGCGAAGTCGAAGCGCCGTCTATCAGTTTTGTCAGAATTTTATTTCCCCTTCCTTCATTCCGCCGTCCTTCGTGAGAATCTCCACCTTGCCGGGGTAGAGAAAATAGTAGAACTTTCCGCCCTTTTCGGACGCGATATCCAGCGGGGACGCGGGGATGCCTACGATATTCCGGTTCGCGCACTCCGCGTAGATAAATACCCGTTCCGCGCCGTACACTAGGAGGCTGTTATCTCCGGCGAGGATTTCCATCCGCAGGACCGGGAACGGCGGCGCGTCGATAAACTCGTTTGCCTTACTGAAAATGTTATACACGAAAATGCGGTCGTTACGGTCGGTATAGAAGATATACGGCGAGGCCGGGTGGATAATCCACATCACCGCTTCGGGAAGTACCGCGGATACCCGGAGAGGGGATACCCCGATAGCGTCCGTCTCGTAAATGGTCAGCTGACCGTCCTTCGTCCCGATGAGGAACCTCGACCCCCAGATGCGGACATCGTTCATGCCGCCCGGGATTTTGAGGCTGTTCTGCGGGATAAAGTCCTTGTAGTAGCGCAGACGGTCTCCGTCGCTGGAGTAGACGATTCCGGAGTCTGTGCAGAGACTCGTCCCCTCGCCGAACTGAGTCCATTTCAATCCCGCGGCAGTCAGTTCGATCTTCCAGAGCTTGCCGCCCTGTACGCCGATGAGGATATTGCTCGCATAGACGATAGGGTCGTTCAGCCCGGCGTTGGTGAAAAAGTTCGTGCCCATATAGCCGGCGTAAAGAGTCTTGCCGTCGTAGGCGATCACCGTGCCGTTAGTGCCGGGGGTCTCGATAAACGGGGCGCTTTTACCGCCGCCCGAACAGGATACGGTGAGGAAAATAACTGACATGAAAATAAATAGAACGCGCATTGATTTACTCCCGGTATATTCTATCCTAACCCGCCGAATAAAACAAAAAAGGGCAGGGTGAGGATCCCTGCCCTTTCGGGTATTGAGAAGGACTATTTGAACTTTAGGGTAATGCTACAAATTCGACCCAGTTGTCGTTGTACTTACATTTTGTAATGTAGCCTTTTTTACCCCAGTGGTTTATGGTCGTATAGGGAGTGCCAGCCTGAGCGCGGTTGCTTTCCCACCATTCGCTCGTGCGTTCGCGCATAAATGCTTTGAATTCGAACCAGGCGCCCTTGACGCCGTTCATCTTAACATCGAATTTCCACCAGTGCAGGCCCATCGTGTTCTCGGGATCCTCGCCGAAACCGTCGACCGCGTAGGTCTTTTTGGTACCCCATGAGGCGGGCCATACGTTACAGGTCCAATCGAGAGCCGATTCGGTGCCCCAGTCGAGGGAAACATCGTTCGCCTTGATGGCGGCGGTGGTCGTATTCTTGGTATTCAGGTAAGTGATCGGTTCAGCCATCGAGGGATAGACCGAGGGTACGAGACCCGCGTCATGTCCGCCCTTGATGAAGATGTCCTGACCGGGAATGGTTTCTTTGAACATGAATACTACGGTGCGGATCGCGCCGGTAGGAGGAGGAGTGGCGCTCTTCGTCCATACGGCATAACCGGTACCTGTAGCGGCGAGAGTCCATCCGGTGCCGGGATCCCAGCTGCCGTTGCCTATCTTCATCGCGACTTTGCCGTCTATGATCGCGGCGTATTTCGAGGAGTCGGCGGCCTGGATGCTCACTACGCTCGTCGAGGTGATGCCGTTGTTCTTGCGGATCGAGATGAGGGTCTTGATCGCGTCATGCAGACCCCAATCGTAGAAATGTACCCAATAGACGCAGGGGATACCGGGGTGTGTCAGGATATAAGCATAACCCCACATAACCTTATCCGAGGGGAAGGGCCAGAGGTTCTGTCCGCCGGGGGTGCTGGGGCCGGTGTCATGGTTGTCGATAAAGGTAACCGCTTTGGCGGGCCACCATCCGATCAAGCCGGAAGGTTTGCCTTCGGAGTCTTTCAGGCGCCAGAACTCGCTGTTCCCGCAGGCCTGACCGAGGATACCCTTAGTGGTGAAGTCGAACGCGCCGGAAGTCCCGCCGGTCGAATTGATCCAGTTGCATAACGCCTGACGGCTGGGGTTGGGATTATTGATATCGAGGTCGGCCCAGTACTCGCCAACTGAAATATAAGGAGCGGTAGCGTTGTTGTACATCTGGTTGTAGTAACCGCTGTACCCGCGGACAAAGTCGTAACGCCATCCGTCGTAACCGATATAAGATTTCAACCAGTTCATCCAATCCTTGATGCTGGTCTGAACATAGGCTTTGGTATGGTCGATGTCGCGGGCCGCGGCGTAAGCCTCGCCGGTATCATAATTACCGGTAGCCCCCGGCCATTCGTCGCCCTTACATACTGAATCCGCGCCCCAAACGGGATCGGTGAAATCCGCCCAGTTGAGGGTGCCGCAACGGTGGTTGATGACCATATCGGCGACCGCTTTGATGCCTACGAGATGCAGAGCGCCGATAGCGGATTTTAGCTGGGCTTCGGTACCGTACTTGGAAGACTGGATATACAGACGGGTAGGAAGATATCCTTCGTCGCTAGCCGCCGCTGAGGAAGGGGGAAACCAGACGATAGAAATACCCGAAGCGGAAAGATCGCCCGCTTTGGATTGAACTGTCGTCCACCACGTATTGGCTTGGTGAGATTCCCAGTGGAAACCCTGGATCATAACATCCTGAGAGGCGCCGTCGAGAACCGCGGCATAGGACGCGGAGAATACGGCCAGAAAGAGGGATAGGAAAATCCCGGCAAAAGCGAACTTTTTCATATAATCCTCCATTACTAAATTAATACGGGGTAACCTGAATTAAATTTTTCATTTGTTGAAAATAAACTGATAGCGCTTACATATAATATACATCAAGAATCGTGCCAAGCCAAAGAAAAAATAATTGCTTATCGGGCAATAAGATAGATTCGGGCAATTCACGGGGAAAACCCGGAATCTCACAATTCATAGGCGCGATGCACTTTGTATTATGTAGCGAAATGCACTGTACTTTTATTGAAGGATATTAATGGCGGTTTTACCGGGAATCAGGTGAAAATATAAAAAAAAGACCCCGCCGAAAGAGCGTGTTGACGAAGTCGGATTTTTATTCTTTTCTGTCACTGCGAGTCCCCAAGGGGGACGAAGCAGTCTGTTTTATTTTATAACCAATAATAAAATAGATTGCTTCGGCTATGGTTCGGCAAGCTCACCATGACGCCTCGCAATGACAAAAACAGTTCGTCAACACGCCCCGAAAGCGGGGCCTTAACTGATTTATCGAATTACTGCTGAATCACTTTTATCCCGATCTGCCCTTGAGCAGGGGGGGCATTGTGATAAGGCTCGAAACTGATATAGATTTTTTCTGTTTTCTGCGCGGTGATCAGGTTGATATTGAGATAGCCCGAGTCCGCCATATACATATAACGAATTCCGCTCGCTCCCCATGCGGAGGCATCCGTATCCCCGGAGTAAGTACCCGTTCCCTGGTATGCGTCGTCCCACCAGACCCGGTAGGTGACACCCGCCACGGCGTTGAAGGAGTACCATGCGAAATTATCGCATATTAATAGGGGTTCGTACAACGTGTTCAGCGTCAGGGGTGTTACGAGGGGAACATGCAAATAATTAATGAGCGATGAAAAATTGGTTTTCCCGTCCGAGGTGATCATCATGACATACAGGTCGTCCCCGTTGGTGGCGGTGGGAATATCGATAGACCAGTTCGCCGAGGGGGAAATAGTCCACTGGTTAGTCGTAATATCCGAGAAAAGCGTCAATGATACTAGGGTGGCGGGAGCGTCGATATGGCATTCCCCGGAAACAGTCAGGGAACCGCTCTCGACTATAAAAGGCGAAGAGAGGGTAACCGAATGGACGCCGGACGTCCTGACCAGACTGATCGAGTTTGTCGCGGAGGAGTTACCGACAAAATCCGCCCCATAATATAAAATCGTATGCGGCCCCGTGGCGGTCAATTCCGCGTTGAATGACCAAGTATTACCTATCAGGGTTGCATTCTGAAAACCGCCG
It encodes:
- the eno gene encoding phosphopyruvate hydratase, whose protein sequence is MSPEIDVVIARQIIDSRGNPTIEVDVILEDGSFGRAAVPSGASTGEREAVELRDGDKKIYMGKGVQKAVKNVNETIAEAVVGLDALDQVEVDRVMIELDGTPTKSKLGANAILGVSLATAHAAANFLGIPLYRYIGGTNAKVLPVPMANVINGGAHADNKVDFQEFMIMPVGAPCFSEAIRYLSETFHTLKKVLKDKKYNTSVGDEGGFAPDLQSNEEALKCLVEAIEKAGYKPGDDIAIACDPATSELWNHAAEDGKKGYKFWKSTGEIMTSAQMVDYWADMVSKYPIVSLEDGCAENDWEGWKMMTDKLGKKIQIMGDDLFVTNTEWLKKGITEGIANSILIKVNQIGTLTETLDAIEMAKQANYTAVVSHRSGETEDATIADISVATNAGQIKTGSLSRSDRIAKYNQLLRIEEELGDYAVYKGKDTFYNLGKVYRA
- a CDS encoding alpha-amylase, with the translated sequence MKKFAFAGIFLSLFLAVFSASYAAVLDGASQDVMIQGFHWESHQANTWWTTVQSKAGDLSASGISIVWFPPSSAAASDEGYLPTRLYIQSSKYGTEAQLKSAIGALHLVGIKAVADMVINHRCGTLNWADFTDPVWGADSVCKGDEWPGATGNYDTGEAYAAARDIDHTKAYVQTSIKDWMNWLKSYIGYDGWRYDFVRGYSGYYNQMYNNATAPYISVGEYWADLDINNPNPSRQALCNWINSTGGTSGAFDFTTKGILGQACGNSEFWRLKDSEGKPSGLIGWWPAKAVTFIDNHDTGPSTPGGQNLWPFPSDKVMWGYAYILTHPGIPCVYWVHFYDWGLHDAIKTLISIRKNNGITSTSVVSIQAADSSKYAAIIDGKVAMKIGNGSWDPGTGWTLAATGTGYAVWTKSATPPPTGAIRTVVFMFKETIPGQDIFIKGGHDAGLVPSVYPSMAEPITYLNTKNTTTAAIKANDVSLDWGTESALDWTCNVWPASWGTKKTYAVDGFGEDPENTMGLHWWKFDVKMNGVKGAWFEFKAFMRERTSEWWESNRAQAGTPYTTINHWGKKGYITKCKYNDNWVEFVALP